The sequence TGTTGAGACTGGGCAGCAGAGCAACTAAAACTTCAGCTGGGATGACACACATAGAGGAAAATCCTGTCAGGTTAAAAACAGAAACATGTTCCACCCATGGATTAACTTTATATCTAATCCACTCATGTTCTGCCACATGGCACACTACCTACACACAAACACTCTGTGAGGAAGAGAACAGGGGCACAAATTTATGGTAAACATTACTTCCTTCCCATCCATTTCTATAATTCTGAAATTAAACAAACCCAGAAGTGCCCAAACATTTTCCAAACTATAGTATCAGTTATCTGCACAGTCATGTTTCCGAAGATTTGCAAGTCAGTTTATTCACTCTACAGAATTATCCCTTCTGACTTCAGTATGCAGCATATCATGCTGAAGAACTTGTAAAGTCTACATCTGTTCAGTGCTATGGATTTACATATTGGGTCTCTCTCTAAAATGACTTACATATGCATCATTCATGAGAAACAAACTCCTTTTGGAAGTCTTCTGAATGATCCTTCCCACTGTACATGTACTTTCAGTACCGAAACTTAATTGAAAATGTCAAAACTTGCAATAAATTTTAAGATATTTGATTAGATCAACAGGGGACTGATTCTTCAGAGGTATTATCTGTTGAATGAGATTAAGGCAAATGCAACATTTAGCACTCCTTTGCAAACAGCAATTTAGTCTTCCTCTTCTGAACAAACTGCAGTTGAAATCCAATCACTGGATTTCATATTTAAGACTAAGTTGCCTTCTCACAATTTTTCTGTTACAACTTTATTATGATTAAAGACATAAAGAGTAAATTGAAGCCACACCTacagtttgtttgttgtttttagtTACCACTACCCATCAACTCCCACTTTGGCTGCTGGAAGCTGGGGAAGAAAGAAGGATATGTAGAAAAGTGTGTCAGTAGCATTTGCCTTTCCCCCTTTCAGCACAGCCAGACCGTAAATGGGTCATTAGTGGAAGTGAGAATAGCCTGAAGCTTTTGTGGAAAACATTTGCCTGTAGCACCCCTGGAAACAAAAAGGGTGAACCCAACATTAGGGATTGTACCTCTGCCTCCCAGTGAGAGCTTTGAGATGGAACGAGGTGCAGAGATATGTGCTGTCCAACCCTTCTTCTTTGCCAGGAGTTTATTAGTAAAGACTGCTTTAAACCTACACTGATTTATGCCAGATAAGGTGACTTCAAAGTTTTTCAGTGCTTGTGAGAGGTCAGACAGCAGCCTAAGTTAGAGTCACCATTTCATGAAATACAGCAGATAACAGACACCCTGAAAGCATTACATTCAAATAAATGTTTTCCTTCTACTTGTAGGATTTTGCAGGAATGTTGCACCATTGCTCTAATCCTCCTTATGGCTTCTTGGTTTTTAAAAAAGAGACAGTGTTTCTAATTACTTGATTAATAAAAAATGTATATACAAAGCTGAAAGTGATGAAATTGCCAAAAACATAAGATACAATAGGTCTGATAAGCTAAATATTAACCTTACAATTAGACAGTTGCTGACTTCATTTCAATTACATTGATTAATGAAACGATAGAATTCACATAGATATAAAGGCAAGATCTAATACTCCTTTTCAAAAGTCATCTAGAATTGGGTAAATGAAGTTGTCTTTGAACAAGTAATATGCCAAAATCTGTCCTCCACAAATCATTGAAATTACTCCAGATCCTGAAAGAAAAGATATGTTGTTGTTTTGTATTAATTTTTGTAGTGGAATACAAACTTTATGATAAAATTTTAAACTGACATTCATTTtgtcttcaattaaaaaaaaaaacaaaaaaacaaaaacagccctCCAACTTAAACATTTTACCCAAGGCTTTAACTACTTACAAAGATATCAGCCTCCACAGCTGCTATTGCAAAGTCTGTTGTAGGAGAGGGAATTTATTTATCTCTCCCCATCACTTAGGAATTTATTGCAGCAGTGGATCCTTGTTATCCATAATATAAGAAAGGAACAGAAGCCAGTCCTTTTTCCTTAACTACTGTTTTTCAAGATAATTTACTTTTCATGTAAAAATCTAGGCTTCTAATTTTACAGAAAATTAAGCATTCAGAAATGTAGTTTTGCCATTCACTTTGAGGAAACATGATGACTGAATTCATCTCATCTTTCTTAAGTACTTGTACATAATGTTTATAAATCTTGCCTCTGAAGGTACCTGTTTTTCTTCATTGATTTTAAAGTGTATCAAGAAAGGCTACAACTTTGGACAGCTGTCTTTCTAACACCTGAATTGAGATTCATTTCCACTTATTACAGGTTAAATAAGTCGAGATTAGTCAGGACTTAATCATGACTTATTTCAAGTCATGTGTCTGCTGCTTGTTTGCAAGACTAGTGTTAAATGGGCATATTCTGGCcttaaaagagaggatttttctAAGATGTGGCAAATCCTAGTAGAGAATTGTTTACCTGGGTCATTAAAAGAATTATTAACAAAATGCCTGCACTTCTTCTTTAAATGTTGACAATTCTGAAATTAGTGAGGCAACAATTCATATTATAAACACTAATTTTCTACACAGATTTTAGCACCATAAACTTTAAAGAATGAAATTATACCTAATGCCAGCCACCAGTGTAACATCAGGGGAAATTCAGACATAACTGCAAGAAGAAGAAAAGTACAAATGTAAATTTTGAAACAGTAAGAATGGGGACAAGTAAGCAATGCACTATGGTATCAAAGGTCTGCTGTGTTTCATAGATTATATTTTTTACAGATATTGAAATGCCAAATGCTTTAGGTCCTGACCAGCATCTGCCCTGGTCACACCCAAGCTGATCCATATCCCCACTGTGGGATAACTGCAGGGCCACTCTCAGACCCCatatttccccccaaaaaagctGACAGGGGCATTAAAGGGGGCTGGGAAGCACACTGCATATGCTGACAGCTCAGGGTCCACCAGCAGAGGTTTGGTTGGCCATCTGAAGGAAGCAATGATCAATCTGGGGCTGTTGGGACATCAGGACACATAATCCAATATAATGACAGAAGCTAACTCCCAGTAAAAATTATATACAAACAGGGGGGAGGGGGGGTTGGTAGCTTTTGTAAATTCCTGGATTTAAATACTAAAATTATTAATGAGGAATACCAGTAGTCTAAAACCCAGAAAACCAAATTTAGTAGATGAGAAATTATGATTAATTTAAGATAAAGTCTCTGTTGGTCTCTGGCTTAATTTGTTAGGGAGCTGGGGAATCTCCCACCTGTATAATGTGCTAAAAGACAAATGGGCAAAGCAATGGAAAATGAAAGATTAATCTCTATACAGTAGGGAGGGTGTCCTAATTTGTCAAAGatatttccctttttctgcattcTAGAATAAATATATTAACCTAATTGTTTTAAGAGAAAAGAATCTTGTCTGACCCTACCTAGGATCTGGCAAGGATGGAGTTAAAATATATTTCCTAATTAGCCATAGAAGCATTCTGCTAAACAGCATGAGAGGAGGAAGCAGATTACTAGGTGTTGGCAAAAAGACATGAAGGGTCTCGGGTACAGCAGctaattcttttctttttctttcctttaaggGGTACAGTTTCATGGGGAAAATGCATTTCTGTGGTAAAATGCTTCATTTTCCTCATTGAGATTTAGTTCAAATGATCTGACTTAAAACCTTTGCACTGACTTTGCTGAAGAAAACCTCAGTTTTCACTCTGAAGTTGAGCTAAAGTGTTAATGAGTAGTTCTTAAAATATCCAGACATGAACAACTATTAATGTCTTGTTTTGAAAAAAACCTACAGCTCCCAGAGGTAGAAATTGCATCTAGCCTGGATCTGTTTGATATGAATTTTTAGAATATGAACTAAACCTCTGATTTTTTCATAAGAATGTAATGGTTTTAAAATTCTGTGGCAGATCCAGAATTAAGTTTAAAATGGGAGAATTTAGAGGCATGAGTCAAATGGATGGAAAATACAGATACATATGTATTTAGCTTTAGGGGAAATTAAGTTAGTCCAGTAATACATTGTACGAATCCTAGTGGATTTTTCCTTCAACTTGTGATATTATGTGATACTATTTAGCAGTAAACCTACTTACCGACTGAAGTTATGATGATATGAATAATAGTAACAGTTACAGCATAGTCCCAAACCCATTCTTCCACAACCAGAGCAAACAGCAGACCACAAAGGAAGAAAGTTATTTCCAGGGATATCACAAGAACTGTAAAGGAAAATAGGATATTTTCACTAAACATGGTTTTGAAAGACTTCTTCTCATATTCCAAACAATAGCAATAAGAAGATAAAATACCTGAGACAGTTATGCACTTTCATGGATGGATGAAAGGAGGATGCAATACTAATTGGTGGAATGAAATAGCTGCTGTCTTTCACATATAAACATGTTGCATCAAACGGataaaatttggagaaaaaatcATGTTGAGGTACAGTAATTATATTTGGCACTGAAAAGTAATTCTAATGGAatatgctttaattttttttccactagCATAACATAAATGTTCTTCCTTCATCTGAAATCAGTATTAACACTATACAAACATCCATGCATTTTTATTACTCTTTTAAGCTTTGTACCAATTTACTTTTGAACTTTATGTATTTTACTGACAGATTATGAGGTTTGCCTTTGTAAAATAGATTACAAATCTGGTAAAATTTTATGTATGCATGTAATTTTTTAGGAATTGCTCTTTAGGAAAAAGAATATATTTTGAGAGCTtcagaaaaattgcagaaatttgTATTAGGATATATAAAGATATTTTTAGGGATTGAGCTACAATCAAATTCTGACATTTTAATGCCCACTGTATTGAAGCATTACCAAAGCAAAATTGCCATTAGTTGAATGTGACCCATTTCTCTGATCTGAATCCAGTGATTCATAAGAAATTTGCTGCAgtaagaaaatgaaattaaacgACTTTGTAAAGGAACTTGATGGGGAGTGGTAATTGTTCTGCAATGAAAATGAAGCATCCTGGCAAAGCAGGACATTTTCTTCTGATGATGCAAGATCAGAAGAACTCAACAAAAAGCCTAAAAATCACTTGAATTTTAAATAGCAGTTCAGAAATGAGAAGCGCTGGCAAGATGCATAAGCATTTAATTGCAGTGTAGTTAAAATACAGAAATCATTACTAAAACAGCTTTAAAATACTATCCATTGGAAGACAAGACAAGTTTACATCCATATGCAATATAGATTCTtgagtgaggggaaaaaaaaagataaagaaacTTCAGTTACCTAAATAATATGGGTTAATCCATGAGGGATTTGTTTTAAAATCAAAAGGTGCCAAACCATCCAACATTTTAATCctgtgaaaataaaattaataaatttaaacAGAGAGTTCTAGTATTTAATATTTAGAGTTTAGGTTTCATGATATATTATGAGTGTTTTTAAATAGTATTTCAAATGGAATACTCTTGCAAGCTCTCTAAGTCCCATTCTGAGTTTTGGCTTTGCCCTTGCTCACTTCTATTTAAGATATTTGGTGCTATGCATGATAATCAATAACTTCATGGGGGGatataatttctctttttcattgactataaaatctttattttcctgtcattttttcaTGTCATCATTTCTCTTACGTTCATTAATTTACATGGTGTAACTGCAAGGACAAATATTAGAATCGACAATTTATACTAGTTTTGAGTCTCCACTTGCCAATTTGAAAGAAGGTTCAGGTACAACAATTTAACTGAATTTGAAAAATTATGTTTGTCAGTCTGGATGCTTCCTTTAAACAGGCATGTCTCCATCCATGAGTTCCAGTATGCCAACCTGTCAGACTGAAGACAAGGAAATCTTACCTGAATGCTGCAAAGCACACAGAGAGGACCACGTAGTACACAGTGTAGAAAACTATTATGCATATCAACAGGTTCACCAGAACAACCTGCAAAAGGGCATAAAGCAGTAAAACCTAAAGCCATGCTAACATCAGGCATTCTCAGAAAATAATTCTAGATTTCTATCAAATATAATGTGAAAAAGGtttgtaaaataaaatatttaggcAGAATTTTTGCTGTTGCTGATTACATAAATGTGCTAAAAGCGCTTTGGTACATTTCAGCTCCTAATGTGTGGCTGTAATGTGTGGCTGTTTTTCTATCATATATTGTTATATACCTACAATATATACAATTTACAAGTGTTCCTAAAAGGAGAAGGACATTTCTTGATGGCTTTTCAGAAATTAAGAAGGTACAGAGAAGAGACTCAAAAGGGAGCTGTAGCTagaaatatttggggtttttctccaTTAGGGCTAGAGCCCTAAAGAGGTCAATCTGTTTAGCTCCAAGGGATGATTTGATTATGATGGATAAGTACCTTCACAGAAAATGCCAGGTACTTAAGGGGTCTTTAATCTATCAGAGAAGACACAAGAAGTAAACAGCTACAAGTTCTAGCTAGACAAATTCAAAAGATGCAGGAAGGACATCTTGACTTGTAAAGGGAACAAACTCCCTCTGGAAATAAGAGATCTTACTAAGCAGTAGATGCTTCTGAGGATTAAACTTCAACACTAACATTCATTTCTGGCCTTAGTTCTTTCAGGGGTTGTGTGGTAGGTAATGTATTTACAGAAGCATCCAACATTGACAGAAGTGGGAACACTGTGAATATATCAAACCACCTATTTTTATATTGCTAAATGTCGTAAAGTGTTCAGTATTGAATACTGCATCTGTCTCCCACAAGAAGAGGGACCAAAGAGCTTTAGTTTCTAATGCAACAGGAGGTAAACCCATCATGCCTGTAGAAACTGATATTTGTCAATAACAAAAAGTCCTGGACAGTcttaatcttttcttttttttttttttccctacatcaaaacaaagccaaacaaaaactgagaaCTATTAATCTCTTCAGCCACATTGGTTTGTGGGCTAAATACAGCTCCTTTGCACTGTCTGTATTCTTATTCTAAATGAAAATTGGCCAAATAACCCATTTGATCCCTTCCTTTCCACAGTGCACACCATGACTGTGGTAATGGAAATCAACCACAGTGTCACGCGTAAGTTTGGCAGCCATGCTGCCTCCTACTCCCCTGAGCAAAACTTCAAGCATTGGAAGTTTAATGTCTGGCACATTTTTGGCGGGAATCTTTTTCGTTTcattgctctgggcagctgcactTTTCCTGTGATTCTCCTTTATCCATCATTCTGCCTCTTGCAGCTGTCTCTGTGAAGCCTTATCTGCCCTAAATGGAGATTGGTACAGTAGTAAAAGTGGGGAGAGGGGACTGGAGGGAACATCCCAGAGCTGAAGGAGGGCTGTGAGACGATGACCTATTGACCTGTAATTACAGTAGGTGAATTCCCAGCCCTGAAGTCAGCCACCCACCTTCTTTGGCCTCAAAGGCACGGTATTTTTCTCTTTGTACCCAGAATATTCCTAGTCCCTGTTTTAGGGATGTAGTGAGGCATTAGCTATAGTATGCTTTACTCACTTGAGTAAGCCAAGGAAATGCAcacaacacaaaaataaaaacactgaaAATTTTCCAGTTTTATCACATTctacctatttttttttaatttgacctTGCCACAGAAATTTAAacatacaattttttttaatctgagaaTACTTTTTATTTTCAACCTATTTTCCCCTTTCTAGATCTTCTGGAATTTTAAAGCAAAGAACTCACAAGTTAAAATCTACAGGATTATTCATTATATGTCAAAACAACTTAAAAGAAGAATCTTAAGAAAACACTGCTGACATCAAATGTAAAATTTTATGACACTTCAAGAATTTTATCTCATAAATGGAACAACATCACATATTTTGAAATCCTTTTTATAAGATGCGCTTTGCAGTACTTGCTGCCAGCACTATAGGATAAAGTATCTTTttaattttggggtatttttaggaAGAGAACATTGAAGAACAGTCTGTAAGAATGAAAGCAACAGCTCATTCCAGCCCCGCAGCAGTTGTCTAATTCTCTAATACTATCTGGTGACATATACAACACTAAATAAACTCAATTCCCTTTACCTTGGTTTCAGCAGTTTTGACCTTGAGAGCCATGGACACATGATGAGTGAAAGGAAGTGCTCTTGCTATATTCCATATGCCAACTTTAGCAGGAAGAAGCAGCTGCTTTTCACCCCAAAAAACATTCTAGCGGGTAAGTATAGGACAGGGTGGGGTGAGGTGAGTTGATTGGATTAAACTGAATTGAGACAGAAGACATCTGTGGGCTAAATGTAAGCTGCTAAAGAGCGGAGAGAAAATCCTGCTTGCTCATGCAATGTGAGTACTTTTGGAGCTACAGTCAGCCAAAGCACATCTAAAACGTAACTTGGCTATTTAGACACAatattatcattcttttccaccttttaattgctttttttttcagcATTCATATGATCACAGTTCCTTGGGGTTATTATAACTTCCTACTTTTAATTATCTTTTACATTTTCTAGCATTAATTCTATTGACTATAGATGTGGAGTGGTACATTCTTCACAATGTTCTTTGCTAACATTTTTCTTCTGACTATCACGTTAATACATCAAGTATAATTCACATTAAATTAGGTATAATTAAGTTGAGAAATTCCAGACTTGTGTTatgactcttttttttccctgaaccATATTTTGTTCCTTCGGTAGAATGAAATTTAGTGTGCTTTAGAGCACATCCAGCTTCTAGTGAGCAACTCCTTAATGGATTCAAATTTGACTTTTTACAGGGACATTATGATTCAGTATGCTGTATTATTTGGAAAAAGAAGATGCTTCTGAAACTAAACCAAGAATGAACTTCTTCTTTTTCTGCTGACACTAACATAATATGTGCAAATTTCATTAAGGTTTTTTATGCCTTTTAGTCATACAAAATAAATGTTATCTGCTCTAAAATGCAGTCTGCACTCGGCAAACAAGAGCTTTCACTCATAGATTTGATAGCTCCAGATTGTGAATACTGCCAGGGAAATTACTGGTAGTATTGTGTGAAATTTCTTTCTGTGCAAAAATGCTAGCATGAAAATCTGTACATCAGTAAAGTCCTATTTTGGGGACTAAAGCAATAACAAAGGAACAtactgaaacaaaataaaaaaccctaAACTAAGTTGCTTGAACAGTTGCAATAGTCAGAGGTAGCAAATAAATGAAGAAATATTTgctttaataattaaaaaaatatttggaaaggGATAAAATTATTCATTCAAAGAGCACACTATCCACCCCAAAGAATCAGCTGAAAACAGCCATGATATAAAATTAATCTGCAGAAACTTTTTCAGTAGCTATAATTAGTAAGGTAATTGAAAAAGTAGTGGATTGCATTAATCTCAGCTAACTATTAAACATAACAAGAGTTTACATTCACTGACTTCTTCACAAAGGATGGATTTAACCAAAGATTGATGATAGAAACAAAATCAACAAGTTTGACTGAAATCTAATTGAAGCTGTAGGCATGGATTTGTTGGGCAGACAAAGaggttcttcccattcctcttgCACAGTTGAAAACTTTAAATACTCTGAGAGAACAGATAACATTTCTGTTGCACCCTTGCTTCAAGATCATAAACACTTAAATTGTGGTAGCCCAGGGAACAGGAGTAAATCAAACTTGGAAGTGGCAGAAAGTGTGTGTGACCCAAAATACTGACTAAGTCACTGAACAGTGAATGTTAACTGTAAAGATGATGCCG comes from Melospiza melodia melodia isolate bMelMel2 chromosome 3, bMelMel2.pri, whole genome shotgun sequence and encodes:
- the TMEM244 gene encoding putative transmembrane protein 244, giving the protein MALKVKTAETKVVLVNLLICIIVFYTVYYVVLSVCFAAFRIKMLDGLAPFDFKTNPSWINPYYLVLVISLEITFFLCGLLFALVVEEWVWDYAVTVTIIHIIITSVVMSEFPLMLHWWLALGSGVISMICGGQILAYYLFKDNFIYPILDDF